In Sphingobacterium sp. PCS056, the following proteins share a genomic window:
- a CDS encoding Gfo/Idh/MocA family protein codes for MKKEQITWGIIGCGDVTEKKSGPAFNKVRNSQLLAVMRRDGKKAADYARRHQVPLWYDDVNQLLLNSEINAIYIATPPSSHLEYAIKALKHGKAVYIEKPVTLNADEATCLAAAVEQYQGKLVVAHYRRQLPMFLKIKEIITQGVIGDIRLVDLRLWQSRSPDLVTQDPSNWRTNPAISGGGYFFDLSPHQLDLMLYFFGKPLSYSGFSQVQNPHNNDVADQTIGTILFDHKIVFNGSWNFNVSKSDNVDTCEVIGELGSLKFSIFGNKITLKGCEGEREIFFTHPENIQHPMIDNTVNYFLGKGTNPSSIEEAVTLMQMIDTFAVVYH; via the coding sequence ATGAAAAAAGAGCAGATCACATGGGGGATTATTGGATGTGGTGATGTAACGGAAAAAAAGAGCGGACCAGCCTTCAATAAAGTCAGAAATAGTCAGTTGTTAGCTGTCATGCGGAGGGATGGCAAAAAAGCAGCAGACTATGCACGTCGGCATCAGGTTCCATTGTGGTATGATGATGTGAATCAGTTATTACTGAATTCCGAGATTAATGCCATTTATATCGCTACACCGCCTTCTTCACATCTTGAATATGCTATCAAGGCATTGAAACATGGTAAAGCAGTTTATATTGAAAAACCAGTTACGCTCAATGCAGATGAGGCGACATGTCTGGCAGCCGCTGTTGAGCAATATCAAGGTAAGCTTGTCGTTGCTCACTATCGAAGACAACTTCCTATGTTTCTCAAAATTAAAGAAATCATTACGCAAGGTGTGATCGGTGATATAAGACTTGTAGATTTACGTCTATGGCAATCTAGATCTCCTGATTTAGTTACTCAAGATCCATCAAACTGGCGTACAAATCCAGCAATTTCAGGTGGAGGATATTTTTTTGACCTTTCGCCACACCAACTAGATCTAATGCTTTATTTCTTTGGAAAACCGCTGTCCTATTCGGGTTTTAGTCAGGTTCAAAATCCTCATAACAATGACGTCGCAGATCAAACTATAGGAACGATATTATTTGATCATAAAATTGTATTTAATGGAAGTTGGAATTTTAATGTATCGAAATCCGATAATGTGGATACTTGTGAGGTAATAGGTGAGTTAGGTAGCTTAAAATTTTCAATATTCGGCAATAAGATCACTTTAAAAGGGTGCGAAGGAGAGCGTGAAATTTTCTTTACACATCCCGAAAACATCCAACATCCGATGATTGATAATACTGTAAATTACTTTTTAGGGAAGGGGACAAATCCAAGTTCAATAGAAGAGGCAGTTACATTAATGCAGATGATTGATACATTTGCGGTAGTCTATCATTGA
- a CDS encoding aldehyde dehydrogenase, giving the protein METTHIKYMDLQQIHKSQRQFFLSGATRSINFRKQQLSKLKELLKSNEEKCYNAIYKDFRKSPFETYTNELTIIYSEIDFYLKHLDQLAKPKRVRTNLANLPGKSYRYSDPLGNTLIIGAWNYPYQLTLAPLVSAIAGGNTAMIKPSELPEQTMLLMEELINKNFPKEYLYVIKGGIPETTALLELRYDKIFFTGSPKVGKIVYQAAAKHLCPVTLELGGKSPAIITPSADLKVAVKRLIWGKFLNSGQTCIAPDYLYVHESIQDQVLQMIKIVLEEVRYTENSDHYVSIINRRNYDRLEQMINKDKIAYISGKNNSETLHFAPTIMTDVSWEDQVMQEEIFGPILPILTYIDLEQTYQIITQQEKPLSAYLFSNESSEKEMFLEFLSFGGGCINDTIMHVANESLPFGGVGNSGIGNYHGEAGFHCFTHQKSVLKKATWGEPNIKYPPYTDTKLKWIKRLL; this is encoded by the coding sequence ATAGAGACTACACACATTAAATATATGGATTTACAACAGATACATAAGTCTCAACGACAATTCTTCCTGTCAGGAGCGACCAGATCTATTAATTTCAGAAAACAACAACTCTCCAAATTAAAGGAACTACTTAAATCCAACGAAGAAAAATGCTATAATGCCATTTACAAAGATTTTCGAAAATCTCCTTTCGAAACTTATACCAATGAACTGACTATTATCTATTCAGAAATAGACTTTTATTTAAAGCACCTCGATCAACTGGCGAAACCAAAACGAGTTCGCACAAATTTAGCAAATCTGCCCGGAAAGAGTTATCGATATTCAGATCCATTAGGGAATACACTCATTATAGGAGCATGGAATTATCCATACCAATTAACACTAGCGCCGCTGGTCAGTGCAATAGCAGGAGGAAATACCGCTATGATCAAACCAAGTGAACTACCTGAACAGACTATGCTACTCATGGAAGAGCTAATCAATAAAAATTTCCCAAAAGAGTATCTCTATGTAATCAAGGGTGGCATACCGGAAACTACCGCTCTTTTGGAACTGCGTTATGATAAAATTTTCTTTACAGGAAGTCCTAAAGTCGGTAAAATCGTGTATCAAGCTGCTGCTAAACATTTGTGTCCAGTCACATTGGAACTAGGAGGTAAATCACCAGCGATCATAACCCCCTCGGCAGATCTAAAAGTGGCTGTTAAACGCTTGATATGGGGGAAATTTCTCAATAGCGGACAGACCTGTATCGCTCCAGATTACCTATATGTACATGAGTCTATCCAAGATCAGGTATTGCAAATGATCAAAATAGTATTAGAAGAAGTACGCTATACTGAAAATTCAGATCACTATGTCAGCATCATCAATAGACGCAATTATGACCGTCTTGAGCAGATGATCAATAAAGATAAGATCGCTTATATCAGCGGAAAAAATAATTCTGAAACGTTGCATTTTGCACCTACAATTATGACTGATGTCAGTTGGGAAGATCAAGTGATGCAGGAAGAAATATTTGGTCCCATCCTACCTATATTGACGTACATCGATCTAGAGCAAACTTATCAAATCATTACACAACAAGAAAAGCCACTGTCGGCTTATTTATTCAGTAACGAATCATCAGAAAAAGAAATGTTTCTGGAATTCTTATCTTTTGGCGGCGGATGTATCAATGATACAATTATGCACGTCGCCAATGAATCTCTTCCCTTTGGTGGTGTGGGAAATTCAGGTATCGGAAACTATCATGGTGAAGCTGGATTCCATTGTTTCACACATCAAAAATCAGTACTAAAAAAAGCGACATGGGGTGAACCCAATATTAAATATCCTCCGTACACGGATACAAAATTAAAATGGATAAAAAGATTGCTTTAA
- a CDS encoding LysR family transcriptional regulator, which yields MVNLEWYRTFKAIYKTGTLTGAAEILFISQPGVSLHLSSLETYVGNKLFDRTGRKMIPTEHGKVLFNALVEPLTKLEEVEKNFQRSTEKHIPTISVGMCFETFQITLEQYVSTLPFNLIISFGEYPEMLDQLDKGILDLIITPKKGVSANIEHEPFSYEKIVLVGGKEVDTEAFKEVLKTKNKGFIEEWLKQQKWYGTTGDMEHLFNFWNLNFGKKPDFRPNYIVPNLNSIVRCLSAGTGLAVVPDFLCHSEIDNGSIQLIWEGDKKLKNTLYFGNRKKTVHHDEIDHIKVLFRKVMAR from the coding sequence ATGGTTAATTTAGAATGGTATCGCACGTTTAAAGCGATCTATAAGACAGGGACATTAACAGGTGCTGCGGAAATCTTATTTATTTCGCAACCTGGTGTTAGTTTGCATCTAAGTTCGCTGGAAACCTATGTTGGAAATAAATTGTTTGACCGTACAGGTCGTAAAATGATACCAACAGAACATGGAAAAGTATTATTTAATGCGTTGGTCGAGCCTTTAACAAAACTCGAGGAGGTAGAGAAAAACTTTCAGCGGTCAACAGAGAAACATATCCCGACAATAAGTGTAGGTATGTGTTTTGAAACTTTTCAGATTACTTTGGAACAGTATGTCTCGACACTTCCTTTTAATCTGATTATCAGTTTTGGAGAGTATCCTGAGATGCTTGATCAACTGGACAAAGGTATTTTAGATTTGATCATCACCCCTAAAAAGGGGGTGTCTGCTAATATTGAACATGAACCGTTTTCATATGAAAAAATCGTGCTGGTAGGGGGAAAGGAGGTCGATACTGAGGCTTTTAAAGAGGTACTGAAAACAAAAAATAAGGGTTTTATTGAGGAGTGGCTGAAGCAGCAGAAGTGGTATGGCACAACTGGTGATATGGAACATCTTTTTAATTTTTGGAACTTAAATTTTGGTAAAAAGCCAGATTTTAGACCCAACTATATTGTTCCCAATCTCAATTCAATTGTGCGTTGTCTAAGTGCTGGAACTGGTTTAGCTGTAGTCCCAGATTTTTTATGTCACAGCGAGATTGATAACGGAAGTATACAACTGATCTGGGAAGGGGATAAAAAGTTGAAAAACACTCTATATTTCGGCAATCGGAAAAAAACTGTTCATCACGACGAGATTGATCATATCAAAGTATTATTCAGAAAAGTAATGGCAAGATAA
- a CDS encoding glutathione peroxidase, translated as MNLKQKIMHILYPVIKKISKSGKMGIMRYNKPEKGTPESFYHLNIIKSNGQKLDFSYLKGKKVILVNTASDCGYTRQYEELQRLHEKLGDRVAIIAVPANDFGSQEKGNDAEITQFCQLNFGLTFPVAKKTTVIKNSAQHRVFQWLTNASCNGWNDHAPDWNFSKYIVDENGNLTHYFGPSISPMDTEFIKAVEN; from the coding sequence ATGAATTTAAAGCAAAAAATAATGCATATCCTATACCCTGTGATCAAAAAGATTTCCAAATCAGGAAAGATGGGGATAATGCGTTACAACAAACCCGAAAAAGGAACTCCGGAGTCATTTTACCATTTAAATATAATAAAAAGCAATGGTCAAAAATTAGATTTTTCCTATCTTAAAGGAAAAAAAGTAATATTGGTAAACACAGCATCTGACTGTGGTTATACCCGTCAATATGAAGAGCTCCAACGATTACATGAAAAATTAGGTGATCGAGTTGCTATAATTGCTGTTCCAGCTAATGATTTTGGTAGTCAAGAAAAAGGTAATGATGCTGAAATTACACAATTTTGTCAGTTAAATTTTGGACTTACATTTCCTGTTGCCAAAAAAACTACTGTCATCAAAAACAGCGCACAGCATCGCGTATTTCAATGGTTGACAAATGCCTCATGCAATGGATGGAATGATCATGCACCAGATTGGAATTTCAGCAAATATATCGTTGATGAGAATGGAAATCTAACCCATTATTTTGGGCCAAGTATTTCCCCTATGGATACTGAGTTTATAAAAGCAGTCGAAAATTAA
- a CDS encoding DUF2809 domain-containing protein, with product MITNLRNKKIRYLLLAITTIIVGLASRKLTFIPAVTGDILYAVMVYWFCRLLFYDRSNLFSITIALVFCFFIECLQLVQIPFLIYIRNNPVLRLIFGQGFLWSDLIGYIAGATLAFLLDNKKGMIDPPKKM from the coding sequence ATGATAACTAACCTGAGAAATAAAAAGATAAGATATCTTTTGCTTGCTATAACAACAATAATAGTAGGCTTAGCTTCTAGAAAATTGACCTTTATTCCAGCTGTAACGGGTGATATACTTTATGCTGTGATGGTCTACTGGTTCTGTAGGTTACTATTTTATGATCGTTCAAATTTATTCTCCATTACAATAGCGCTTGTTTTTTGTTTTTTCATTGAATGCTTGCAATTGGTACAAATTCCCTTTTTGATCTATATCAGAAATAACCCAGTACTTCGTCTAATATTTGGACAAGGATTTCTATGGTCAGATTTAATAGGTTATATCGCTGGCGCTACTCTTGCTTTCTTATTGGATAATAAAAAAGGTATGATTGATCCACCAAAAAAAATGTAA
- a CDS encoding NAD(P)H-dependent oxidoreductase has translation MKNILIINAGQSFAHSSGRFNKTVSHHTVAFFEKFMDVEVKVTTISEGYDKDTEVEKFVWADYIIYHTPMWWFQVPNGFKTYIDEVFTAGHGKGIYRNDGRRSENPDIDYGTGGMLQGRKYMVTSSWNAPKTAFTLPGEFFNQTSVDEGPLFGFHRMNAFASLEKLESFHFHDVEKNADILRDMQAYENHLEKVFTEIVTEKLVS, from the coding sequence ATGAAAAATATATTAATTATCAACGCCGGACAATCATTCGCGCATTCAAGCGGACGGTTCAATAAAACAGTCTCGCATCATACAGTTGCTTTTTTTGAAAAGTTTATGGATGTGGAGGTAAAAGTGACAACGATATCCGAAGGATACGACAAAGACACAGAAGTGGAGAAATTTGTTTGGGCAGATTATATTATCTATCACACTCCGATGTGGTGGTTTCAGGTTCCAAATGGTTTTAAAACATATATTGACGAGGTATTTACAGCAGGTCATGGAAAAGGAATTTATAGAAATGATGGAAGACGTTCCGAAAACCCTGACATCGACTATGGGACTGGAGGCATGTTACAGGGCAGAAAATACATGGTTACATCCAGCTGGAATGCACCTAAAACAGCTTTTACATTACCCGGAGAGTTTTTCAATCAAACCAGTGTAGACGAGGGACCGCTATTTGGTTTCCATCGCATGAATGCATTTGCATCACTAGAAAAATTAGAGAGTTTTCACTTTCATGATGTTGAAAAAAATGCTGACATTTTACGCGATATGCAAGCTTATGAAAATCATCTTGAAAAAGTGTTCACAGAAATAGTAACAGAAAAATTAGTGTCATGA
- a CDS encoding putative quinol monooxygenase, whose protein sequence is MKIYLTAIIKAKGECKDKVLSVLQHMVEETRQEEACELYSLHQAIDDDNLFTFYEIWKSKAGLDNHNRQPYIQAFGKLIEEKLQEPPTILITALI, encoded by the coding sequence ATGAAAATTTATTTAACAGCCATCATCAAGGCAAAAGGCGAGTGTAAGGATAAAGTCCTTTCTGTATTACAACATATGGTTGAAGAAACACGTCAAGAAGAAGCATGTGAATTATACAGCTTACATCAAGCTATTGATGATGATAATCTGTTTACCTTCTACGAGATTTGGAAATCAAAAGCGGGTCTAGACAATCACAACCGACAACCCTATATTCAAGCATTTGGTAAATTGATAGAAGAAAAATTACAGGAGCCCCCCACGATCTTGATTACAGCATTAATTTAA
- a CDS encoding alpha/beta hydrolase, whose protein sequence is MKKTAMTCFIFVIILPVFGQQIIHEQVYSAKMQKKVPVVIITPDIVEGKSYKTVYILHGYSGNSERTYQRDIPDLITKSQSFQTIYILPDGHFNSWYVDSPIDRGSQYQTFIGDELVKYVDAHYPVVSNRANRGILGWSMGGYGAINIGVTFSHVFSLVGSSCGALDFAQFGEAYHQYQVDQVLGAYQQLDRSYLTSNKIGKMKSADQFYILDCGIEDDQMIGMNRSFHNQLIEAHVDHIYQESKGAHDTSYWSRSLSNQLALFENYFYYEKF, encoded by the coding sequence ATGAAAAAAACAGCAATGACATGCTTTATTTTTGTAATTATACTACCTGTTTTTGGACAACAGATTATCCATGAGCAAGTATATAGTGCAAAAATGCAAAAGAAAGTTCCGGTAGTCATCATCACGCCTGACATCGTAGAAGGGAAAAGCTATAAAACGGTTTATATTTTACATGGCTATAGTGGCAATTCCGAAAGAACTTATCAGCGGGACATACCCGATTTAATCACAAAATCGCAGTCTTTTCAAACCATCTATATTTTACCTGATGGTCATTTTAACAGCTGGTATGTCGATAGCCCAATTGATCGCGGATCTCAGTATCAAACTTTTATAGGAGATGAATTGGTGAAGTATGTAGACGCTCATTATCCAGTCGTTTCTAATAGGGCAAATAGGGGTATTTTGGGATGGAGTATGGGTGGTTATGGTGCAATTAATATAGGTGTTACCTTTTCACATGTATTTTCTCTAGTGGGGAGTTCATGTGGCGCATTGGATTTTGCCCAATTTGGTGAAGCCTATCATCAATATCAAGTTGATCAAGTTTTAGGTGCATATCAACAATTAGATCGATCATATTTAACTTCCAATAAGATTGGGAAAATGAAAAGTGCAGATCAGTTTTATATTTTAGACTGCGGTATTGAGGATGACCAGATGATCGGTATGAATAGAAGCTTTCATAATCAATTGATAGAGGCACATGTGGACCATATTTATCAAGAATCAAAGGGTGCTCATGATACCTCTTATTGGAGCAGATCGCTTTCTAATCAATTAGCCTTATTTGAAAACTACTTTTATTATGAAAAATTTTAG
- a CDS encoding EamA family transporter yields the protein MKNFRAVIYVLLGAISYGLLATIVKYANGLGIGTSALTFWQFFIGFIFLLGLDLIWKKRSSEANIVVSFKSKSTLLLWGTSLGLTTTLYYLSIQYVPVSVGIILLMQSIWISLIVEVVVHKKRPNTTKIIGVIIVLIGTVLATNIFDAELNLSLKGLLLGLGAGAFYTLSLFASSSVALDVPSHIRSKYLVMGGLLLIIMFWNISIVQQMTLDSLYWGIVIAIFGTILPPLLFTKGIPQVGISLGNIFASLEIPVSILSAVIILHESVVMVQWTGITLILFAIVLMNKKIKTGLK from the coding sequence ATGAAAAATTTTAGAGCAGTTATCTATGTGCTATTAGGAGCCATTAGTTATGGATTATTGGCGACCATTGTCAAATACGCAAATGGTTTAGGTATAGGAACAAGCGCACTTACATTTTGGCAATTTTTTATCGGATTTATATTTTTATTAGGGCTAGACTTAATTTGGAAAAAAAGATCAAGTGAGGCGAACATAGTAGTATCTTTTAAATCAAAGTCAACGTTGCTGCTTTGGGGAACTTCGCTTGGACTTACCACCACGCTATACTATCTATCGATTCAATATGTTCCAGTATCCGTAGGGATTATACTGCTTATGCAGTCCATTTGGATTAGTCTTATTGTTGAAGTTGTCGTTCATAAAAAAAGACCAAATACGACTAAGATTATCGGTGTGATCATCGTTTTGATTGGTACAGTGCTTGCAACAAACATTTTTGATGCGGAGCTTAACCTCAGTTTAAAAGGTCTTTTATTGGGGCTAGGGGCAGGAGCTTTCTATACGTTATCACTCTTTGCCTCAAGTTCTGTGGCCTTGGATGTGCCTAGTCATATCCGAAGCAAATATTTAGTTATGGGAGGTTTACTTTTGATTATTATGTTTTGGAATATCAGTATTGTTCAACAAATGACTTTAGATAGTTTATATTGGGGAATTGTGATTGCTATTTTTGGGACTATTTTACCACCGCTTCTTTTCACGAAAGGTATTCCACAGGTCGGAATTTCGTTGGGTAATATTTTCGCTAGTCTGGAAATTCCTGTATCGATTCTATCAGCAGTTATCATTTTACATGAGTCTGTTGTCATGGTTCAATGGACTGGGATCACATTGATTTTGTTTGCAATTGTATTGATGAATAAAAAAATAAAAACTGGTCTTAAATGA
- a CDS encoding SusC/RagA family TonB-linked outer membrane protein, translating to MKFKINNFKVATKLLLFSTNFYAITSMASPMNQYSNELQSVLSGSITDEAGNPLAGATIHVKGTPKSTASDQNGIFKLNNVKKNEVISIHMIGFTTQEVRYNGETTLNIKMISVAQSLEEAVVVGYGTIDKKELTSAVSTIKQKDMVAGTVSPLLAIQGKVPGLSVISTNGTDPNAGISLQLRGVNSVNASQGPLVVIDGVPGGDINSVAKEDIESINVLRDASAAAIYGTRASGGVILITTKRPQIGKAQVNFTSEYFIETVRKKPEVLSAEKFIEYGLGNDLGHKTDWYDEVTNNNPFSHRQVVNISGGSENANLYTTFTKRDATGMAITSKREEIGGRINSSFKFFDGFAELNTNVSYNEAKAFGSNNDIFNMAMVLNPTETPYDVNDVSGFNVLVGGYDYWNPVAEVKLRSDLKQFKYLLANSTLKLNLTEHLTTSATIGVKNNSEHGTYYRSAQHRLSRQDGVDGNASQYYNKYNDRVFEWTVNYNNRWADHAVNAVAGYSYQDFNGQGFSANNSDFPVDGIKENDMGTGSYLVEGRAGMGSWRNPWVKLAAFFGRVNYSYLDRYILTATARYEGSSKFAPKNRWGFFPGLSAGWRISQEPFLRDVSFINDLKLRAGYGETGNEGFDAKVASRMYSADTWFLQDGNWFRTYGVMHNQNPDIKWEVKKEYNLGLDFSILENKLSGRIDFYKRKIDDLIYDISVSQPPAIHDKTTMNVGSMQNTGYEFELNYKAVSKEHFTYSTGIVASHNKSTLNTLWGSQTFTDRKDFPAPGSPGSAVRLYPGEDIGRFYIWKFAGFTDDGYWQLYDKDGNIFDVRERSKTVGDKAFVGNAIPTLQLSWNNQFSYKNWDASIYMRSWIGHDVFNMINMYYSLPNVKGQNVLAEAYDKHKNIKGEKELSDYWLEKGTFLKVDALNIGYSFNNNVIKPIKSLRIYATARDLFVFTNYTGLDPEVNINGLEPGFEERNVYPKTRTFMMGLQVNF from the coding sequence ATGAAATTTAAAATCAACAATTTTAAAGTAGCTACCAAATTATTGCTGTTTAGTACCAATTTTTACGCGATCACATCTATGGCATCGCCTATGAACCAGTACAGTAATGAGTTGCAGTCAGTACTTAGCGGTAGTATCACCGATGAAGCTGGAAACCCTTTAGCCGGAGCCACGATTCATGTCAAAGGTACTCCAAAAAGTACCGCTTCGGACCAGAATGGTATTTTCAAATTGAACAATGTCAAAAAAAATGAAGTGATCTCCATCCATATGATCGGATTTACAACACAAGAGGTTCGATATAATGGCGAAACCACCCTCAATATCAAAATGATATCGGTAGCACAAAGCTTAGAAGAAGCTGTCGTAGTAGGTTATGGTACCATCGATAAAAAAGAACTTACAAGTGCTGTATCCACCATCAAACAAAAAGACATGGTCGCAGGTACGGTATCACCATTACTTGCTATCCAAGGAAAAGTTCCAGGGCTAAGCGTCATCTCGACCAACGGGACTGATCCCAACGCGGGAATTTCCTTGCAACTACGAGGTGTTAATTCAGTCAATGCATCTCAGGGTCCTTTGGTTGTGATTGATGGTGTACCTGGTGGTGATATCAATTCGGTTGCTAAGGAAGACATTGAATCGATTAATGTGCTGCGAGACGCTTCGGCCGCAGCGATTTATGGAACTCGAGCTTCTGGTGGGGTTATTTTAATTACAACTAAAAGACCTCAAATAGGAAAAGCACAAGTCAATTTTACTTCAGAATATTTCATCGAAACCGTGCGCAAAAAACCTGAAGTCCTATCTGCCGAAAAATTTATTGAATATGGCCTTGGGAATGACCTTGGGCACAAAACTGATTGGTACGATGAAGTGACAAATAACAATCCATTTAGCCATAGACAAGTGGTAAACATCAGTGGTGGATCTGAAAATGCCAATCTGTACACCACCTTTACAAAAAGAGATGCTACTGGTATGGCCATTACATCTAAAAGGGAAGAAATAGGTGGACGTATCAATTCATCCTTTAAGTTTTTTGACGGGTTTGCTGAATTAAACACTAATGTAAGCTACAATGAAGCAAAAGCCTTTGGAAGCAATAATGATATTTTCAATATGGCAATGGTGCTTAATCCAACAGAAACTCCTTACGATGTAAATGATGTCAGCGGATTTAATGTTCTAGTAGGTGGATATGACTATTGGAATCCGGTGGCCGAAGTGAAACTGAGATCAGATTTAAAACAATTTAAATATCTGTTAGCCAATAGCACGTTAAAGCTCAATCTCACGGAACATCTAACCACAAGTGCAACAATTGGGGTGAAAAACAATTCTGAACATGGCACTTATTATCGATCCGCTCAACATCGATTATCAAGGCAGGATGGTGTAGATGGAAATGCTTCACAATACTATAACAAATATAATGACCGGGTATTTGAATGGACGGTTAATTACAATAATCGATGGGCAGATCATGCGGTAAATGCGGTCGCAGGTTACAGTTATCAAGATTTTAATGGTCAAGGATTTTCAGCCAATAACTCTGATTTTCCTGTAGATGGCATTAAAGAAAATGATATGGGAACAGGGAGCTACTTAGTCGAAGGTAGAGCAGGTATGGGTTCATGGCGCAACCCTTGGGTGAAATTAGCTGCTTTTTTTGGTCGTGTCAATTACTCTTATTTGGATCGCTATATTCTGACTGCGACAGCGCGTTATGAGGGTTCTAGTAAGTTTGCTCCCAAAAATAGATGGGGATTCTTTCCTGGTCTATCTGCAGGATGGCGTATCTCACAAGAACCCTTCTTAAGAGATGTTAGTTTTATCAATGATCTAAAATTACGGGCAGGATATGGTGAAACCGGAAATGAAGGTTTTGACGCTAAAGTAGCGAGCCGAATGTACAGTGCTGATACTTGGTTCTTACAAGATGGTAATTGGTTTAGAACATACGGTGTCATGCACAATCAAAATCCTGATATCAAATGGGAAGTTAAAAAAGAGTATAATCTGGGTCTAGATTTTTCAATTCTAGAAAATAAATTGAGCGGAAGAATTGACTTCTATAAGCGTAAAATAGATGACCTTATTTATGACATCAGCGTCTCCCAGCCACCAGCAATCCATGATAAAACAACCATGAATGTTGGAAGCATGCAAAATACAGGTTACGAATTTGAATTAAATTATAAAGCAGTATCCAAGGAGCACTTTACGTATAGTACCGGTATTGTGGCTTCTCATAATAAAAGCACCCTCAATACCCTGTGGGGCAGCCAAACATTTACTGATCGAAAAGACTTCCCTGCACCAGGCTCCCCTGGATCAGCAGTGAGACTTTATCCGGGCGAAGATATAGGAAGATTTTATATCTGGAAATTTGCAGGATTTACAGATGATGGTTACTGGCAGCTATACGACAAAGATGGAAATATATTTGACGTTAGAGAACGAAGTAAAACTGTTGGCGATAAAGCCTTCGTGGGCAATGCGATCCCAACGCTTCAATTATCTTGGAACAATCAATTCTCTTATAAAAACTGGGATGCAAGTATCTATATGCGTAGTTGGATAGGCCATGATGTCTTTAATATGATCAATATGTACTACAGCCTGCCTAATGTGAAAGGACAGAATGTCTTGGCAGAAGCCTACGATAAACATAAAAATATCAAAGGTGAAAAAGAATTGAGTGATTACTGGCTTGAAAAAGGCACATTCTTAAAGGTTGACGCGCTCAATATTGGATATTCATTCAATAACAATGTAATCAAACCGATAAAATCACTTCGTATTTATGCTACTGCAAGGGACTTATTTGTATTTACAAATTATACAGGATTGGATCCGGAGGTGAACATCAATGGACTTGAACCTGGTTTTGAAGAAAGAAATGTCTATCCAAAAACCAGAACTTTTATGATGGGTCTACAAGTTAATTTTTAA
- a CDS encoding Crp/Fnr family transcriptional regulator, which translates to MDDFLKQVNSYYPLSEQTADAVKAICKIQSFKKNDLILSAGDRARYYYFIRKGLLGYYTVDDDGHAIFKMFFEESSFVASTSAIIENKPSTFSIVALEDCELVMYPAQAFRELLVKHHDLALFQIHYLEKNWVVKKEPLEIGLKWDTAKIRYIKLYENQKLYQRLKQHHIASYLGITPTQLSRIRKELNF; encoded by the coding sequence ATGGATGATTTTTTGAAACAGGTAAATTCTTATTACCCCCTTTCAGAGCAAACAGCTGATGCTGTTAAAGCTATTTGCAAAATACAATCTTTCAAAAAGAATGATTTAATCTTAAGCGCGGGTGATAGGGCACGATATTATTATTTCATCCGCAAAGGTTTGTTGGGGTATTATACTGTTGATGACGATGGTCATGCTATTTTCAAAATGTTTTTTGAAGAAAGTAGCTTTGTTGCTTCTACCTCGGCGATCATTGAAAATAAACCCAGTACCTTTAGTATCGTCGCTTTAGAAGATTGTGAATTAGTGATGTATCCTGCTCAAGCTTTCCGTGAGCTACTGGTCAAACATCATGATTTGGCATTGTTTCAAATTCATTATTTAGAGAAAAATTGGGTTGTGAAGAAGGAACCTTTAGAAATTGGTCTAAAATGGGATACAGCAAAAATCCGTTACATTAAACTCTATGAAAATCAGAAATTATATCAACGACTTAAACAACATCATATTGCTTCCTATTTAGGTATTACACCAACTCAATTAAGCCGCATACGTAAAGAGTTAAATTTCTAA